Proteins encoded within one genomic window of Hevea brasiliensis isolate MT/VB/25A 57/8 chromosome 8, ASM3005281v1, whole genome shotgun sequence:
- the LOC110642594 gene encoding stromal 70 kDa heat shock-related protein, chloroplastic — protein MASSTAQIHVLGGIGFSSSSSRKPSFSFSPKTVFFGQNLRSPTAAFLRHSNTTRRRNSTGPLRVVNEKVVGIDLGTTNSAVAAMEGGKPTIVTNAEGQRTTPSVVAYTKNGDRLVGQIAKRQAVVNPENTFFSVKRFIGRKMSEVDEESKQVSYRVVRDENGNVKLDCPAIGKQFAAEEISAQVLRKLVDDASKFLNDKVTKAVVTVPAYFNDSQRTATKDAGRIAGLEVLRIINEPTAASLAYGFEKKNNETILVFDLGGGTFDVSVLEVGDGVFEVLSTSGDTHLGGDDFDKRVVDWLAANFKNDEGIDLLKDKQALQRLTETAEKAKMELSSLTQTNISLPFITATADGPKHIETTLTRAKFEELCSDLLDRLKTPVETALRDAKLSFKDIDEVILVGGSTRMPAVQELVKKMTGKDPNVTVNPDEVVALGAAVQAGVLSGDVSDIVLLDVTPLSLGLETLGGVMTKIIPRNTTLPTSKSEVFSTAADGQTSVEINVLQGEREFVRDNKSLGSFRLDGIPPAPRGVPQIEVKFDIDANGILSVTAVDKGTGKKQDITITGASTLPSDEVERMVNEAEKFAKEDKEKRDAIDTKNQADSVVYQTEKQLKELGDKVPAPVKEKVEAKLKELKDAIAGGSTQEMKDAMAALNQEVMQLGQSLYNQPGAGGTGPAPGSEAGPSDSSNKGPDGDVIDADFTDSK, from the exons ATGGCTTCCTCCACGGCTCAGATTCACGTTCTAGGCGGTATTGGGTTTTCTTCGTCTTCCTCCAGAAAACCCAGTTTTTCATTTTCGCCAAAGACTGTTTTCTTTGGTCAAAATCTGAGGTCGCCAACGGCGGCTTTTCTGAGACACAGTAACACCACAAGGAGAAGGAATAGCACTGGACCTTTGAGGGTAGTGAATGAGAAGGTTGTGGGAATCGACCTGGGTACTACCAATTCTGCAGTTGCTGCTATGGAGGGAGGTAAGCCGACGATTGTGACAAACGCGGAGGGTCAGAGGACCACACCTTCAGTTGTGGCATACACAAAGAACGGGGATAGGCTTGTGGGACAGATTGCAAAGCGGCAGGCAGTGGTAAATCCAGAGAATACCTTTTTCTCTGTGAAGAGATTTATAGGGAGGAAGATGTCTGAGGTAGATGAGGAGTCCAAGCAAGTTTCTTATAGAGTGGTAAGAGATGAGAATGGAAATGTTAAGTTGGATTGCCCTGCAATTGGTAAGCAGTTTGCTGCTGAGGAGATTTCTGCTCAG GTTTTGAGGAAGCTTGTGGACGATGCCTCGAAGTTTTTGAATGATAAAGTGACCAAAGCTGTGGTCACAGTGCCTGCTTACTTCAATGATTCCCAAAGGACAGCGACAAAAGATGCTGGCCGAATTGCTGGGTTGGAAGTTCTTCGTATAATCAATGAACCTACTGCTGCATCATTGGCATATGGGTTTGAAAAGAAGAACAATGAAACTATCCTGGTATTTGACCTTGGTGGTGGCACTTTTGATGTTTCAG TGCTTGAAGTTGGTGATGGAGTTTTTGAAGTGCTCTCTACTTCAGGAGATACACATTTGGGTGGTGATGACTTTGATAAG AGAGTTGTTGATTGGCTCGCTGCCAACTTTAAGAATGATGAAGGCATTGATCTTTTGAAGGACAAACAAGCACTTCAGCGGCTGACTGAGACAGCTGAGAAGGCTAAAATGGAGCTGTCATCTCTGACGCAGACCAACATCAG TTTGCCTTTCATCACTGCTACTGCTGATGGACCCAAGCATATTGAGACCACACTTACAAGAGCCAAGTTTGAGGAATTGTGTTCAGATTTGCTTGACCG GCTTAAAACACCAGTTGAAACTGCCTTACGGGATGCAAAACTCTCCTTTAAAGACATTGATGAGGTGATACTTGTTGGTGGATCAACACGTATGCCAGCTGTACaggaacttgtaaagaaaatgaCAGGGAAGGATCCAAATGTTACTGTAAATCCAGACGAAGTAGTTGCACTAGGTGCTGCAGTTCAG GCTGGTGTATTGTCTGGAGATGTCAGTGATATTGTGCTGTTGGATGTGACACCTTTGTCACTTGGTCTGGAGACTCTTGGAGGGGTCATGACAAAAATCATTCCCAGAAACACTACACTGCCCACATCCAAATCAGAGGTGTTCTCAACTGCTGCAGATGGACAGACTAGTGTCGAAATTAATGTACTTCAGGGTGAGAGAGAGTTTGTTAGGGACAACAAATCCCTTGGCAGCTTCCGCCTTGATGGTATCCCACCAGCACCACGAGGAGTTCCTCAGATTGAGGTTAAATTTGACATAGATGCCAATGGTATTCTTTCTGTTACTGCTGTTGATAAAGGTACTGGCAAGAAGCAAGACATCACCATTACTGGTGCTAGTACCTTACCCAGTGATGAG GTTGAGAGGATGGTGAATGAAGCTGAAAAGTTTGCAAAGGAGGATAAGGAGAAGAGAGATGCCATTGACACaaagaaccaggcagattctgttGTCTACCAGACTGAGAAGCAGCTGAAAGAGCTAGGAGACAAGGTTCCAGCTCCAGTTAAAGAGAAGGTTGAGGCAAAACTCAAGGAGCTCAAGGATGCAATTGCAGGTGGATCAACCCAAGAAATGAAAGATGCCATGGCTGCCCTTAATCAAGAAGTCATGCAACTTGGCCAGTCGCTTTACAACCAACCAGGCGCAGGTGGTACTGGCCCTGCACCTGGAAGTGAAGCTGGACCATCAGATTCATCAAACAAAGGACCTGATGGAGATGTTATTGATGCAGACTTCACCGATAGCAAGTGA
- the LOC110642609 gene encoding phosphatidylserine decarboxylase proenzyme 2, translated as MGHGSSKSPPEVEEESHLSRPKQKLHIHGHQHPHLRRIFRRSHGNGYGSGTSCLKLVNAEDFAGIALLTLISAEMKFKDKWLACVSIGEQTFRTEISDHTEKPVWNSEKKLILERNGPHVARISVFETNRISKNNLIGYCEIDLLEFLTRDLDSDFEVFELFDPSSSDIIVGKISISCSVEDPIETEKSFARRILSIVDYNEDGQLSFSEFSELIKAFGNQVAANKKEELFKAADKNGDGVVSMDELADLLAIQQEKEPLITHCPVCGEILEVSDRLSTVVHLSICFDEGTGNQIMTGGFLTDKQASYGWMFKLSEWAHFSAYDVGLNFGSSASHILVFDRRTKRLVEELIDGKIVMSMRAIYQSKIGLQLIDKGAKELLISISEKQGRKMNAAESAKDIPQFVEFFKDQINLAEVKYPLENFKTFNEFFIRELKPGARPIAFMERDDVAVCAADSRLMAFKNIEDSLRFWIKGKKFSIQGLLGKEISSSTFVDGSLVIFRLAPQDYHRFHVPVSGTIEQFVNFPGNLYTVNPIAVNSEYCNVFTENKRVVSIISTAEFGKVAFVAIGATMVGSITFFKKEGDSVKKGDEFGYFSFGGSTVICVFEKGAIQIDEDLLVNSARSLETLVSVGMKLGVAAGKQSEIDLPNLKNCVLEA; from the exons ATGGGTCATGGAAGCTCGAAATCTCCCCCAGAGGTCGAGGAAGAGTCTCACCTTTCTCGACCGAAGCAGAAGCTTCACATCCACGGTCACCAGCACCCACATCTCCGTCGTATTTTTCGTCGTTCTCATGGAAACGGCTATGGCTCCGGTACTTCTTGTCTTAAACTCGTCAATGCTGAGGATTTTGCTGGAATCgctctcctcactctcattagt GCGGAGATGAAGTTCAAAGACAAGTGGCTTGCTTGTGTTTCCATTGGAGAGCAGACTTTCCGTACAGAAATTTCTGATCA TACAGAAAAGCCTGTTTGGAACTCA gaaaagaaacttattttggaaaGGAATGGGCCTCATGTTGCTAGGATCTCAGTATTTGAG ACTAATAGAATATCAAAGAACAATCTCATAGGCTATTGTGAGATTGATCTACTTGAATTTCTAACACGG GATTTGGATTCTGACTTTGAAGTCTTTGAACTTTTTGATCCTTCTTCATCTGACATCATTGTTGGCAAAATTTCTATTTCCTGTTCTGTTGAG GATCCAATTGAAACAGAGAAAAGCTTTGCAAGGCGCATCTTGTCAATCGTG GATTACAATGAAGATGGACAGCTTTCATTCTCGGAGTTCTCTGAGTTAATTAAAGCTTTTGGCAATCAAGTGGCAGCTAACAAG AAAGAGGAGCTTTTTAAAGCTGCTGACAAGAATGGGGATGGTGTTGTTAGCATGGATGAATTGGCTGACCTTCTTGCTATTCAACAAGAAAA AGAACCTCTTATTACTCATTGCCCTGTTTGTGGTGAGATTCTTGAAGTTTCTGATAGGCTAAGCACAGTTGTTCATTTGAGTATCTGTTTCGATGAAGGGACTGGAAACCAAATTATGACCGGAGGATTTCTGACTGATAAACAGGCTTCATATGG GTGGATGTTTAAACTGAGTGAATGGGCGCACTTTTCAGCATATGATGTTGGTTTGAACTTTGGGTCCAGTGCTTCACATATTCTG GTATTTGATCGGAGGACAAAGAGACTAGTGGAGGAGTTAATTGATGGAAAGATTGTAATGTCAATGAGAGCAATTTACCAATCAAAGATAGGACTTCAGCTTATAGACAAAG GTGCCAAAGAACTCTTGATTAGCATTTCTGAGAAGCAGGGAAGGAAAATGAATGCTGCTGAGTCTGCAAAAGACATTCCCCAATTTGTTGAATTCTTTAAG GATCAAATCAATTTGGCTGAAGTCAAGTATCCTTTGGAAAATTTTAAG ACATTCAATGAGTTTTTTATAAGGGAGTTAAAGCCTGGTGCAAGACCAATAGCTTTCATGGAACGTGATGATGTTGCTGTTTGTGCAGCTGATAGCCGTCTGATGGCATTTAAAAATATAGAAGATAGTTTAAGATTTTGGATCAAG GGCAAGAAATTTTCTATTCAAGGCCTTTTGGGGAAGGAAATAAGTTCTTCCACTTTTGTTGATGGATCGTTGGTCATATTTCGATTGGCACCACAG GATTATCACCGTTTTCATGTACCAGTTTCTGGAACCATTGAGCAATTTGTCAATTTCCCCGGAAATTTATACACA GTTAATCCTATTGCTGTCAATAGCGAGTATTGTAATGTTTTCACAGAGAATAAGCGAGTTGTATCAATCATTTCTACTGCAGAATTTGGAAAG GTGGCATTTGTTGCAATTGGAGCAACGATGGTTGGCAGCATCACATTTTTTAAAAAGGAGGGTGATTCCGTCAAGAAAGGAGATGAG TTTGGATATTTTTCATTCGGTGGAAGCACAGTGATTTGCGTCTTTGAAAAG GGTGCAATTCAGATTGATGAAGACCTCCTAGTCAACAGTGCCAGGTCACTGGAAACCTTAGTTTCTGTTGGAATGAAGTTGGGTGTTGCCGCAGGGAAACAATCAGAAATTGATTtgccaaacttgaaaaattgtgtgtTAGAAGCTTGA
- the LOC110653020 gene encoding uncharacterized protein LOC110653020, which yields MANEAVASSGAGGGGGANEVGPASGASSPRNKVKFLCSYGGKILPRTADGQLKYVGGDTRVIAVPRDISFSELMKKLSSEFEGDMVLKYQVIPENLDVLVSVRTDEDIKHMLDEYARHESEGTAKLRAFLFPSNPVILENQNASTDPHATEQHYIDAINNTVRSFANFRPSPINANRPTFSISACSSPKGNSSDSINFDFVPHEPTFMNNYHNTRRPLHKVHSSPSLYNLNTNHHQTNNHHSNHHFYQQHHQYYQHHQQHNPHGYQSSRPPHDPHRVTPSSSFGWPDIGRASFTPLNQYYPNARSVGNSNVHNMWSGNLSKRGYYDDHSLYGSRTVRFESLPPSPRSTTGVEHNFLI from the exons ATGGCTAATGAAGCTGTCGCTAGTAGCGGTGCCGGTGGCGGCGGAGGTGCTAATGAGGTTGGGCCAGCATCGGGGGCTTCTTCGCCGAGAAATAAGGTGAAGTTCTTGTGTAGCTATGGCGGTAAAATCTTGCCGAGAACCGCCGATGGCCAGCTTAAGTACGTCGGCGGCGATACGCGTGTCATTGCCGTTCCGAGAGATATTAGCTTCTCAG AGTTAATGAAAAAGCTTAGTTCAGAATTTGAAGGGGACATGGTCCTCAAGTACCAGGTGATACCTGAAAATCTTGATGTGTTGGTGTCTGTAAGAACTGATGAGGATATAAAGCACATGCTTGATGAATATGCTCGCCATGAAAGTGAAGGAACTGCAAAGCTTCGAGCTTTCCTGTTCCCTTCCAATCCTGTCATACTGGAGAACCAAAATGCCTCTACAGATCCTCACGCAACAGAACAACATTACATCGATGCCATCAATAACACAGTTCGTTCATTTGCCAATTTTAGACCTTCCCCTATCAATGCAAATCGCCCCACCTTTAGCATTTCTGCTTGCTCTTCTCCAAAAGGCAATTCCTCTGATagtattaattttgattttgtgCCCCATGAACCCACTTTCATGAATAACTATCATAATACTAGACGTCCATTGCATAAAGTACATAGCTCTCCTAGTCTCTACAATCTCAATACCAATCACCACCAAACCAACAACCACCACAGCAATCACCATTTCTATCAGCAGCATCACCAATACTATCAACACCACCAGCAACACAATCCACATGGTTATCAATCTTCTAGACCACCTCATGACCCTCACCGGGTGACACCATCTTCGTCATTTGGATGGCCAGACATTGGGAGGGCCTCTTTTACTCCCCTAAACCAATATTATCCAAACGCACGAAGTGTAGGAAACTCAAATGTACATAATATGTGGAGTGGAAACTTGAGCAAACGTGGGTACTATGATGATCACTCTCTATATGGATCTAGAACAGTGAGATTTGAAAGTCTTCCTCCGAGTCCCAGGAGTACAACTGGAGTAGAGCATAACTTTCtgatttaa